Genomic segment of Raphanus sativus cultivar WK10039 unplaced genomic scaffold, ASM80110v3 Scaffold2157, whole genome shotgun sequence:
CAGAGTACTTCTACAAAGGCTTCAAGGTTTGGATGGCAGGACAGAGTTTGGACTCTGCGGTTATACTAACCGATGTTCTTCGTCAAGTTTAGCTAATGGAGTTACTTGAAGTAGATTCAGTGAAAAGTGGTTTTCGGAGTATTTGTCTTTAGATTGAATTAGAATTTTGCTTCTCCATTTCAGTAAACagcaaataaaagaaaaccgtAGTAgcattttttatgattttaaagttAAAGACTCCATGAGATGAACAGATTGttgtttttatcaaatcatCTATTCAACAGAATCTTGTCTATATTTATTGTGATTAGTGAATAATCTGGAGTCTGAAACTAATCACATGATCTTAAACAccttattcaaaaaaaatccCCACAAACTAAAGTAACAGAAAAAATCCACTCAAAGGAACAAGTCTGAATATATTCACTCAAGTCCTCTTTAcacatattttttcttataccTAAAACCTTAAAGAGCACTACCCATATCACAAAAGGTATTCTCTTCTCTCAGACGTTACCTATGAGCCGTTGGTGTACGCGGCATGGTGTACGGCATCTGGCTCATGTTCACTGGTGCACCAGGGACTGGAGCAGCAAAAGCCATGTGAGGTGGAGCTGGGAGGCTCACAGGTGTTCCAACTACTGGTTGACCTATGCTTGGTGTTCCGTACGTAGGAGGTGGTTGAGAGGCGGCTTGCTTTGCTGGATtgtttcctcctcctccagcaacaccagcagcagcagaagcagaaccgttgttgttgttgttgttgttgttgttgttattgttctGACCGGTGATCGGTCCTTGTGGCGTTGAGACATCTGCGTCACCAACACTAGTGATGTCGTGAATGCTCGTTCGTCTTCTCTCTTTGTTCATCGAGTTCAGACGAATGAAGTACTTCTGAGCGTGGCTAGCGACTTGAGTCGGTGTTCTTGTCACCACGAAGTTACGAGAAATGCTACGCCAGTCACCTTTCCCGTACTTATCCAAACCAAGAAGAAACAACCTGCAACCACAGAAAGAGGAACAAAGACCATTAACGTTTCTGTCAAACAGATTAGCATctcatcaaacaaaacaaagagtTCACCTGTGCTCATCCTCGGTCCAGGCAATACCCTTTCTCCGTTCTTGATCTGCCTTTGCTTTACTTCCCTGATTAGACTCATTTCCTCCTCCTTTCTTAGTACTTCCtccatcatcaccaccaccaccagttgATCCTCCCTGAGGAGAACCGTAGGAAGGAAGTGGGACGCATCCTGATTCGATATTACTAACATCCTCAACTAAAAGCTCGTAGTGTTCTTTAATCTGCTCAACGCTTTTC
This window contains:
- the LOC130505300 gene encoding transcription factor SRM1-like, coding for MTVEEVSDGSSAWSRDDDIAFERALASYTDESEEKWEKIAADVPGKSVEQIKEHYELLVEDVSNIESGCVPLPSYGSPQGGSTGGGGDDGGSTKKGGGNESNQGSKAKADQERRKGIAWTEDEHRLFLLGLDKYGKGDWRSISRNFVVTRTPTQVASHAQKYFIRLNSMNKERRRTSIHDITSVGDADVSTPQGPITGQNNNNNNNNNNNNGSASAAAGVAGGGGNNPAKQAASQPPPTYGTPSIGQPVVGTPVSLPAPPHMAFAAPVPGAPVNMSQMPYTMPRTPTAHR